CATTGCATTCATAAGGCTTCTCTCCACTATGGATTCTCTGGTGTTGGACCAGTGTGTCTTTGCGGCGGAAAGccttcccacattcactgcacttGTAATGCATTTGTTCACCATGAAATGCATCCTTATTCTCAGTGCTCCTATGTGTCTTCCTCTTGCTGTGGTAGATGGCCTTTTGTTGGCAAGCACCCAAAGTAGCCTGGAAGTTTTTCTGCTCCTCCTTACAGGCAAAGGGCTTTTCTGATGTGTGAGGTTCTTTGCTAACTGTGCAGTTCTTCACAAACGAGGCCTCACCTTCATCCCTTCTTAAGGATTTCTCTATACTGTAACGCTTCTGGTTCTGGAGAAGGTTTGCACTGAACCCAAATTGTCTCCCACAAGCCTCACATGTGTGAAGTTTCAGTCCATGGTGTGTACCCTGGTGTTCATCCAGGTGCAAAATATCTTTCAAGATAGGGTAACATATGTCACAAAAGTGAGCCGCCTGTGTGGGTGAACCTGCCTTGGAAGTATTAATATGTGACATATTAGTATGGCTCTGTTCAGAAGATGCCTCTTCATCCTTCATTCCATGCCAACAACCTGAAGGCAGAAAAGTACTATTGATGTACATGGTGACTATGGTGAGTTGGGCAACTCCATCACAAATGAGTGTCTGGTGTACCCAGGACTGAGCACCTAAGTTTTCCTGGTGGGACAGAGCTAGGATCGGGGTGAAGAAAGGGCTGCTATATAGTACTGGAATCTAAGGTCACCCGGAATGGAGATGGCCTCCCAAGAAACAAAGACACAAGGATGGGGTGTAGTGCAGGGAGAAGTGCAAGGTCTCCAACTTAATCCTCTGCAATGACTTTTGGCTGGACCTTGGCTGACTGTGGGTGACAGGAGACTGCTATGCAGAAATGTGTGTCCAGGCCCATGAACATGTGATTACAAGTGAGTGATGTGTTCAGGGACTGTTTCAGGATATGTACGCATCTTACGACACATTAGTGTTTAAGTGTAGTCCAATACTGGACAGCACTGAAGAGAGTCCTGTTGCTCTACTAGAGCCCCTCTGGTACAGAGTGGGAGAGAACAGCCCTGGGTGAGAAGTCAGATTAGAAATGACAAGAGTGTACACAACggggaaaaaaaggtagaaataagTTAGGACCTCTGGCCTTGGCACCAGTGATGGGCACAACATAGGTTTCCGGAACTATAGGAACCCAGCCCTGAGGTCAtgccctccctcagcctcagctcccacttacCAGGGCCTGCCCAAGCCCCTCCTGCTGTGACTAGAGTCATGCCCTCTTCAGTTAGGCACCTGGAGTTCTCTCTCTTGCTACAGTTCAGCAACCACAGAGGATCTGGAAGATACAAAGCATAGACAGGCGAAAGATGAAACAGGCTGAGTGAGAAAGCACTAGCTCAGAGTAGCCCACCCATGcaaaatcacaagaaaacaaaCTACAAAATGAACCCCAGAAAACTGTCCTGCAGCAGGAACAGTCTAGTGGGCCCATAAGTGGTGACCATGATGACGGAAACTGATGACACAGGCCGACTCAAGGAAAATGCAATCAGAGGAAGGGGGTGGAGTCTGGAGGTGTCATGAGTGT
This genomic interval from Saimiri boliviensis isolate mSaiBol1 chromosome 14, mSaiBol1.pri, whole genome shotgun sequence contains the following:
- the LOC141581218 gene encoding uncharacterized protein LOC141581218, which translates into the protein MYINSTFLPSGCWHGMKDEEASSEQSHTNMSHINTSKAGSPTQAAHFCDICYPILKDILHLDEHQGTHHGLKLHTCEACGRQFGFSANLLQNQKRYSIEKSLRRDEGEASFVKNCTVSKEPHTSEKPFACKEEQKNFQATLGACQQKAIYHSKRKTHRSTENKDAFHGEQMHYKCSECGKAFRRKDTLVQHQRIHSGEKPYECNECGKTFCRKATLVQHQTIHTGERPYECSECGKTFSRKATLVQHQRIHTGERPYECSECGKTFSQKDNLTQHKRIHTGEMPYKCNECGKYFNHHSNLIVHQRVHNGARPYKCSDCGKVFRHQSTLVQHESIHTESKRFECIECGKFFSRSFEFIAHQRVHTGERPFVCSKCGKDFIRTSHLVRHQRLHTGERQ